A genomic segment from Aspergillus puulaauensis MK2 DNA, chromosome 1, nearly complete sequence encodes:
- the ARL1 gene encoding ADP-ribosylation factor family protein (COG:U;~EggNog:ENOG410PKEM;~InterPro:IPR005225,IPR027417,IPR006689;~PFAM:PF00025,PF08477,PF00071,PF01926,PF09439;~go_function: GO:0005525 - GTP binding [Evidence IEA]): MGGSLSRLWSLLWAKKEIRILILGLDNAGKTTLLYRLKIGEVVTTIPTIGFNVESVTYRNLNFNVWDLGGQTSIRPYWRCYYANTAAVVFVIDSTDVERLSTAADELSAMLNEEELREAALLVFANKQDQPGAKGAGEISEALKLGELRDRNWSIVACSAIDGKGLNEGMDWLVQTLQSENA; the protein is encoded by the exons ATGGGAGGTTCACTTTCGCGACTATGGTCCTTGTTGTGGGCAAAGAAGGAAATTCGAATTTTGATTCTTGGACTT GACAATGCTGGCAAGACCACTCTCCTCTACAGGTTAAAG ATCGGCGAAGTCGTAACCACAATACCCACCATCGGATTCAACGTGGAATCGGTGACGTACAGAAATTTGAACTTTAATGTTTGG GATCTCGGAGGCCAAACGTCTATTCGTCCATACTGGCGGTGCTACTACGCTAACACCGCTGCCGTCGTTTTCGTGATCGATTCCACAGATGTTGAACGTCTCAGCACAGCCGCCGATGAACTTTCTGCGATGCTAAATGAAGAGGAACTGCGTGAAGCTGCACTTTTGGTCTTCGCGAACAAACAAGACCAGCCCGGTGCAAAAGGCGCTGGAGAAATATCAGAGGCACTAAAACTTGGGGAACTGCGGGATAGGAACTGGAGTATTGTGGCATGTTCTGCCATTGATGGTAAAGGTCTAAACGAAGGCATGGACTGGTTGGTG CAAACTCTTCAATCGGAAAACGCATAA
- the ARP8 gene encoding putative chromatin remodeling complex subunit (Arp8) (BUSCO:EOG0926248P;~COG:Z;~EggNog:ENOG410PKM7;~InterPro:IPR043129,IPR004000,IPR027668;~PFAM:PF00022;~go_component: GO:0031011 - Ino80 complex [Evidence IEA];~go_process: GO:0006338 - chromatin remodeling [Evidence IEA]) gives MVGKKSGKALLRDEGLERTDNNMDLSSWPVIPAINQKNYYTDYLKRDDQYLAFRLQNEENRNRMAKNAKDRDRALAMAKTNDFGIPEADTEMDGDANMEDAEDAATETLGSKVVVIHVGSQNLRIGLSSDALPKTLPMVIARKSTTSESEDHEEPCPKRLKLDDGSEMEPEKKFGPEFSSQYTTMSADLKTHMRQNKRRTLPNSKEMVINYNRRTVPETISEHNDPMRVEWTEIPDPAPEYIVGQPALRIPDESKPRYKLFWPMKYGWCNEKDYDNKRLLFLDISIILEDAIKTQLGLTSKKDWPQYSCVFVIPDLFEKSYVTQILDMLMSEYSFARVCFIQESLAATFGAGFTSACVVDIGAQKTSICCVEEGMCIENSRVNLKYGGADMTELFVKMMLYDHFPYEEINLWRRYDFLLAEELKKSICTMNEASVSVQVFDFHLRVAGQDTRKYTFKAYDEVHLAPMGVFHPTLFDNSNKLNGRRKLITRSKDIYDSQPNDPTSAAQSEILTMLAPPSSSNQVNGDSQASTVDVQATPSRSQQPNALSRVQDAEATPRSSVAGSPVPEGTPQAGGAATPAPAGQSQNTSQPREPTVEERDDILPSYPLDKAILASIVHAARSDERKMRDFLGGIMVVGGGSMVNNFHLFLEERLQLLQPGFAKEIMIGTPPRDLDPQVVVWKGASIFGKLSGTNDSWINQLEYDRLGHRLLAYKCMWAY, from the exons ATGGTGGGCAAGAAGTCCGGGAAGGCTCTCCTTCGGGATGAAG GCCTCGAAAGGACGGATAACAACATGGACCTCTCCAGCTGGCCTGTGATCCCCGCAATCAACCAGAAAAACTACTACAC TGACTACCTCAAGCGCGACGACCAGTACTTGGCGTTCAGGTTGCAAAATGAAGAAAATCGGAATCGGATGGCTAAAAACGCCAAAGACCGCGATCGTGCCCTTGCGATGGCAAAGACAAATGACTTTGGGATACCCGAAGCGGACACGGAGATGGATGGCGACGCAAACatggaggatgcggaggatgcggcTACGGAGACATTGGGCTCGAAAGTCGTCGTCATCCATGTCGGCAGCCAGAATCTTCGCATTGGCCTGTCTAGTGATGCGCTGCCGAAAACTCTGCCTATGGTAATCGCGCGGAAATCAACTACTAGCGAATCCGAAGATCATGAGGAGCCTTGCCCGAAGAggttgaagctggatgaTGGCTCTGAAATGGAGCCGGAGAAGAAATTTGGCCCTGAG TTCTCTTCACAATATACAACCATGTCAGCAGACTTGAAAACACATATGCGACAGAACAAACGTCGAACCCTGCCAAACTCTAAGGAAATGGTAATCAACTATAACCGCCGAACAGTACCGGAGACCATCTCAGAACATAATGATCCGATGCGAGTCGAATGGACCGAAATTCCGGACCCAGCGCCCGAGTACATAGTGGGACAGCCAGCCTTGCGGATACCCGACGAGTCAAAACCCCGCTATAAGCTTTTCTGGCCTATGAAGTATGGTTGGTGTAATGAGAAGGATTATGATAACAAGCGGCTTTTGTTCTTGGATATTTCTATCATCCTTGAAGACGCGATCAAGACTCAGCTGGGCCTCACAAGCAAGAAAGACTGGCCGCAGTACTCCTGCGTGTTTGTCATCCCAGATCTCTTCGAAAAGTCATATGTTACCCAGATTCTTGATATGCTCATGAGTGAGTACTCGTTTGCTCGTGTTTGCTTCATCCAAGAGAGTCTTGCCGCTACCTTTGGTGCTGGATTCACCTCAGCCTGCGTCGTTGATATTGGTGCGCAAAAGACATCAATATGTTGCGTTGAGGAAGGAATGTGCATCGAAAATTCGCGTGTGAACCTGAAATATGGCGGAGCGGATATGACTGAGCTATTCGTCAAGATGATGCTCTACGATCACTTCCCCTACGAAGAAATCAACTTATGGCGTAGGTATGATTTCCTGCTAGctgaggagctgaagaagagcatcTGCACCATGAACGAAGCGAGTGTTTCGGTACAGGTCTTCGATTTCCATCTTCGGGTTGCTGGCCAAGACACCCGGAAGTATACATTCAAAGCATACGACGAAGTGCACCTTGCTCCAATGGGCGTTTTCCACCCGACCTTGTTTGACAACTCAAATAAACTCAATGGGCGACGAAAATTGATTACTCGTTCCAAGGATATCTATGATAGCCAACCAAATGACCCAACTTCCGCCGCCCAGTCGGAAATCCTGACGATGcttgctcctccatcttctagCAACCAAGTCAACGGCGACTCCCAGGCGAGCACTGTGGACGTACAAGCAACTCCTAGCCGGTCGCAGCAGCCGAATGCTCTCAGCCGTGTACAGGACGCCGAGGCCACCCCCCGATCGTCTGTTGCCGGTTCCCCAGTACCAGAGGGCACACCACAAGCGGGGGGTGCCGCTACTCCTGCACCTGCTGGACAAAGCCAAAACACATCTCAGCCACGTGAGCCCACCGTCGAGGAGCGCGACGATATCCTCCCGTCATACCCCTTGGACAAGGCAATTCTAGCCTCGATCGTACATGCCGCCCGCTCAGACGAGCGGAAGATGCGCGATTTCCTCGGTGGAATCAtggttgttggtggaggAAGCATGGTCAACAACTTCCATTTGTTCTTAGAAGAACGACTTCAACTACTTCAGCCAGGTTTTGCGAAGGAAATCATGATTGGTACACCTCCAAGAGATCTTGATCCGCAGGTTGTCGTGTGGAAGGGCGCCAGCATATTTGGGAAACTCAGTGGGACGAACGATAGCTGGATTAACCAGCTAGAATATGATCGCCTAGGACACCGTCTGCTCGCATACAAGTGCATGTGGGCTTATTGA
- the URA9 gene encoding dihydroorotate dehydrogenase 2 (BUSCO:EOG092624RX;~COG:F;~EggNog:ENOG410PFTF;~InterPro:IPR005720,IPR001295,IPR005719,IPR013785;~PFAM:PF01180;~TransMembrane:1 (i78-95o);~go_component: GO:0005737 - cytoplasm [Evidence IEA];~go_component: GO:0016020 - membrane [Evidence IEA];~go_function: GO:0003824 - catalytic activity [Evidence IEA];~go_function: GO:0004152 - dihydroorotate dehydrogenase activity [Evidence IEA];~go_function: GO:0016627 - oxidoreductase activity, acting on the CH-CH group of donors [Evidence IEA];~go_process: GO:0006207 - 'de novo' pyrimidine nucleobase biosynthetic process [Evidence IEA];~go_process: GO:0055114 - oxidation-reduction process [Evidence IEA]), with amino-acid sequence MATNYIRRLTLTGATRLPSRNLVPTCRQFAKSRSLRYASDTGAASAGGAAAPAATTTTAAAEAAKEVPKKSGRGLRRTVLGTSLALTLLFGWVYGSDTRASIHRYGAVQFIRTLFPDAEDAHHIGVDALRISYKYGLHPRERGDPDGDGALETEVFGYKLSNPIGISGGLDKHAEIPDPLFAVGPAIVEVGGTTPLPQDGNPRPRVFRLPSQNAMINRYGLNSKGADHMAAILEQRVRDYAYNNGFGLHDTAEQRVLNGEAQVPPGSLQAGKLLAVQVAKNKATPDADIEAVKRDYVYCVDRVAKYADILVVNVSSPNTPGLRDLQATAPLTAILKAVVGAAKSVDRKTKPYVMVKVSPDEDSDEQVSGICDAVRGSDVDGVIVGNTTNRRPDPLPQGYTLPSKEQATLKETGGYSGPQLFDRTVALVARYRAMLDAIQDDSENAGIAKKLAATTTRAEPDSENVPSVEAPSGLQRKVIFASGGITNGKQARAALDAGASVAMMYTGVVYGGVGTVTRVKQELREETR; translated from the exons ATGGCTACGAACTATATCCGAAGGCTTACGCTCACGGGTGCAACCCGTCTCCCAAGCCGAAATCTTGTCCCAACATGCCGACAATTTGCGAAATCTCGGAGTCTGCGGTATGCATCTGATACTGGTGCAGCGAGTGCCGGAGGCGCTGCGGCgcccgcagcaacaaccacaacggCGGCAGCTGAGGCAGCTAAAGAGGTTCCCAAGAAATCCGGACGCGGGCTGCGAAGAACTGTTCTGGGGACGTCGTTGGCGCTGACGCTGTTGTTTGGGTGGGTGTATGGGTCAGATACGCGCGCGAGTATTCATCGTTACGGGGCTGTGCAGTTTATCAGGACGTTGTTTCCTGATGCTGAGGATGCGCATCACATTGGTGTTGATgccttgaggatatcataTAAATATGGATTACATCCACGGGAGCGTGGTGATCctgatggcgatggagctTTGGAGACTGAG GTCTTTGGATACAAGCTGTCAAACCCTATCGGTATCTCAGGCGGGCTTGATAAGCATGCCGAAATCCCCGACCCGCTGTTCGCGGTCGGTCCCGCTATCGTGGAAGTTGGAGGCACCACCCCTTTGCCACAGGACGGTAACCCACGCCCTCGAGTATTCCGACTGCCTTCACAGAATGCTATGATCAACCGGTACGGCCTTAACTCTAAGGGCGCCGATCACATGGCGGCTATTCTGGAGCAAAGAGTTCGCGATTACGCTTACAATAATGGGTTCGGGCTACATGATACAGCTGAGCAGCGTGTTCTAAACGGTGAGGCTCAGGTACCTCCAGGTAGTCTTCAGGCTGGGAAGCTTCTCGCTGTCCAAGTGGCCAAGAACAAGGCTACGCCGGATGCTGATATCGAGGCCGTCAAACGCGACTATGTGTATTGCGTGGACCGTGTGGCCAAATATGCTGATATTCTTGTTGTGAATGTGTCAAGCCCCAACACACCCGGTCTTCGTGATTTGCAAGCTACCGCTCCGCTCACAGCAATCCTCAAGGCTGTCGTGGGAGCTGCAAAGAGCGTTGATCGCAAGACCAAACCATATGTTATGGTCAAGGTCAGTCCGGATGAGGACTCAGACGAACAAGTCTCCGGAATTTGTGACGCTGTTCGAGGCTCCGATGTCGACGGTGTAATTGTCGGAAATACAACGAACCGCCGCCCAGACCCTCTACCCCAAGGTTACACGCTTCCGTCAAAAGAACAGGCAACACTTAAAGAGACTGGTGGATATTCCGGCCCACAGCTGTTCGACCGTACGGTGGCCCTTGTGGCTCGGTACCGGGCGATGCTGGATGCGATCCAGGATGATTCGGAAAACGCCGGAATTGCCAAGAAATTGGCAGCGACTACTACGCGAGCCGAGCCTGACTCGGAAAACGTTCCTTCCGTGGAGGCACCAAGTGGGCTACAGCGCAAGGTTATTTTCGCTTCTGGAGGCATCACCAACGGTAAGCAGGCTCGAGCTGCCTTGGACGCAGGGGCCTCTGTTGCCATGATGTACACGGGTGTTGTCTATGGTGGAGTTGGAACTGTCACTCGAGTGAAACAGGAACTGCGGGAGGAAACGAGGTAA
- a CDS encoding uncharacterized protein (BUSCO:EOG09264331;~COG:K;~EggNog:ENOG410PKD6;~InterPro:IPR007133;~PFAM:PF03985;~go_component: GO:0016593 - Cdc73/Paf1 complex [Evidence IEA];~go_process: GO:0006368 - transcription elongation from RNA polymerase II promoter [Evidence IEA];~go_process: GO:0016570 - histone modification [Evidence IEA]), protein MSKSKDSSSSGGFHQEYIASLRYRNDLPPPDMPPKFLDIPHEGLERFLTPGFASNLGRREEPNIDVDAEGGMPIDLVGIPGLHLGDESAIMASENPEPIDPADLPLLLTLDQLKNPAPKNSNVSFLRRTQYISAGIRAPDGPKVTAIRPKSRLDKKSQDDPTYVKKYLLKGFDIAYPDSKHVGEDTPSQIKGLAPTKPETDAWAQPVHPDNPKLKPVGYYPLLPDLQGFPDPGGFVQFKFDKAPVQGSGGKRDERMDVAVLLPSEPEERVAQEYATKKALHKSNPNLYQDPGPVPYDYDLFLPEKKDSVKNVRNSLHLSNPDRDNEDLYTNEGADNMKFHRYDRARTYATTSQALGNPQKQTDIAMTLYDPAEAKDNNTTPTQKAAYYYPLIGKTRLKPERARTIAQAGLAPTKPKSKEDQVHQMQVVARDPEELEVYKRSTYRAAIDPKFAKTMPPPPEPAEEPEPQPTEEATDVQPKVDEDDDDRMSDE, encoded by the exons ATGTCGAAATCAAAGGATAGCAGCTCCTCTGGGGGCTTCCACCAGGAATACATAGCTTCCCTGCGTTATCGAAATgatctccctcctcctgaTATGCCCCCGAAGTTCCTCGACATTCCGCATGAAGGGCTTGAGAGGTTTCTTACCCCGGGGTTTGCTTCTAATTTAGGCCGACGTGAAGAACCCAACATTGATGTCGACGCGGAAGGTGGTATGCCAATTGACCTGGTTGGTATTCCAGGCTTGCATCTGGGCGATGAGAGCG CAATCATGGCATCGGAAAACCCAGAACCAATTGACCCCGCTGATCTACCGCTTCTTTTGACACTCGACCAACTGAAAAACCCTGCGCCCAAAAATTCCAATGTCAGTTTCCTGCGCCGCACGCAATACATTTCCGCCGGTATTCGCGCCCCTGATGGACCAAAGGTCACGGCTATCCGCCCTAAATCGCGCCTCGATAAGAAGTCTCAAGATGATCCGACATATGTTAAGAAGTATCTCCTGAAGGGGTTTGATATTGCCTACCCGGACAGTAAACATGTGGGTGAAGATACACCAAGCCAAATCAAAGGCCTCGCTCCAACAAAGCCTGAGACGGATGCATGGGCGCAACCTGTGCATCCGGATAACCCAAAGTTAAAACCCGTCGGCTACTATCCACTTCTCCCCGATTTACAAGGCTTCCCCGATCCTGGAGGTTTCGTGCAGTTCAAATTCGACAAAGCTCCAGTCCAGGGCTCCGGGGGAAAACGGGACGAGCGTATGGACGTTGCGGTTCTGCTTCCCTCAGAGCCTGAGGAGCGTGTTGCGCAGGAATACGCCACCAAGAAAGCCCTCCATAAATCTAACCCTAACCTGTACCAAGATCCTGGTCCTGTCCCATACGACTATGACCTATTCCTaccggagaagaaggattcggTGAAGAACGTTCGAAACAGTTTACATTTATCCAACCCGGACCGCGACAATGAAGATCTCTACACCAATGAGGGTGCTGACAATATGAAGTTCCACCGTTATGATCGCGCACGTACATACGCCACAACCTCACAAGCACTTGGTAACCCCCAGAAACAAACGGACATTGCAATGACGCTTTACGACCCAGCGGAAGCAAAGGATAATAACACCACGCCAACACAGAAGGCCGCTTATTACTATCCACTTATTGGAAAGACGCGCCTAAAGCCCGAGCGTGCACGAACCATCGCCCAAGCGGGCCTCGCACCCACAAAGCCTAAATCGAAGGAAGATCAGGTTCACCAGATGCAAGTTGTCGCTCGCGATCCAGAGGAACTTGAAGTATACAAACGATCCACTTACCGCGCTGCCATCGACCCCAAGTTCGCTAAAACGATGCCCCCTCCCCCAGAGCCGGCTGAGGAACCCGAGCCCCAGCCAACCGAAGAGGCAACAGACGTACAACCGAAGGtagacgaagacgacgatgacaGAATGAGCGACGAATGA